Genomic DNA from Nitratidesulfovibrio vulgaris str. Hildenborough:
TTCGGCAGAACCCCACGCGTCGGAACCCATGAAGGGGCCCTTCCAGCCAAGGTCATGCGCCTGCTTCACGATGAGTGCCACGATGTTGTAGTTCTCGGGCAGGAAGATGAAGTCGGGCTTGGCTGCGAGCAGCTTGGTCAGCTGGGCCGAGAAGTCCTGGTCCTTGGTGCCGTGCGACTCGAAGGCGACCACGGTGCCCTTGCCGTGCTTCTCTTCCCACTTCACGCGGAAGATGTCGGCAAGGCCCTTGGAGTAGTCGTTGGAGACGTCGAACATGACGGCGGCGGTCTTGGCGCCGAACTGCTTCGAGGCGAAGTTCACGACCACAGGAGCCTGGAAGGGGTCGAGGAAGGCGGCGCGGAACACCCAGGGACGCCCCTTGGTGGTGTCGGGGTTGGTGGACCACGGCGAGATGAGCGGGGTCTCGTTGTCGTCGGCGACGCCGCCAGCGGGCACAGCCTGCTTGGAGGAGTTGGGGCCGACGATGGCGAGCACCTGATCGCGCTCGATGAGCTTGAGTGCCGCGTTGACGGCCGACTCAGGCTTGGACTCGTTGTCCTCATACACGAATTCGAGCATGTACTTCTTGCCGCCCACTTCGAGACCGCCCTTGGCGTTGATCTCGTCGCGCAGCATCTCGGCGGCGAACTTGGAGGCCTCGCCGACCTTGGGGATGTCACCGGTGAGCGGGATGTCGAAGCCTATCTTGATGGTATCGGCCGCATACGCTGCCGAAGCCATCAGAAGGAGCATCAGCATGGACAGAACGGTTTTCCTCATCGCTAGCCTCCTCGCAAGGTGATGAATGAAATGACGGTTCGCAATTAGTACAGCAATCAGCGGGAGATGGGAACATCATTTATCAATTTTGTCCTTATTGTAAACAGCATATAAAATCAATATGTTATAACTTGACATTATTGTTATAATAAAATACGCGTATTTTCAGTATGTTAACTTTGTAGCATTAGATTACGGTCTGTTTTAATTCCATGCATACTGAATGACAAAACAGTCGTTTTTTAATATATTGATTTCAGTGCAGTTATGGAATGACAAGCCACCACCGAGATTTCTGTGCAACCGTTTTAGTGGTCTGAAAAACTACCATTTACAGCATCGTCAAACGATTAAACGCGCAAACACACAGGGTCGCCATGTTAGCCATCCCATTCCACAAAATGAGTCCCGGCGGAAACACCACCATCCTCGTCCCCCACTCCGCTGTAGATGCCCTTCACAGGGCCCCTGTCGCCACGCGGCTCATGCACGGCCTCCACCTTGGGGCGGAACAGGTGGGCTTCATCGACATGGGGTCTTCCATCCCCCGCCTCGACATGATGGGAGGCGAATTCTGCGGCAATGCCTGCCGCTGCCTTGCCGCACTCCTCCTGCTTGAAGGACGGGTGCAGGACGACGGACAAGGAGGGAGCACAGGGCGCATCGCCGCCTCCGGCGTATCGACTCCGGTACACTTCACAGCAAGGCACCTGCCTGACGGTGCAGTGGACGCCTCCATACGCATGGACCTTCCCGCCATGCCAGACATGGTCGACATCGCACCGGGCATGAGCCTTGTCCGCCTTCCCGGCATCAGCCACCTGTTGCTCGACCTTGCGCTTCACCCCTACCCCGGACGCCCCGGTGAGACAGTGCCAGGCATCCTGCGGCGCTACGGACTGGATGAGGCACCCGCTGCGGGGTGCATCTGGTTCGGTGAAAACGGCGGAAGGCGGTTCATCAAGCCGGTAGTGCATGTCCGGGACACCGCCACCATCCATGAAGAGACGGCGTGCGGGTCGGGGACGCTGGCGCTGGCATTGCACCTCTCGCGCCACGCCGCCCCTGCGGCTGATGCCATCGACAAGGCCGCAAGCCCCGCAACGGGCAAGCCAGCCGAACGCATCACCCGCGTACCCCGTGATTGCTGCACTCCTCCGGATGATGCGGAGTGCACGAACGACGCGTGGCACGTCATCGGACAACCAAGCGGTGCCGTCATCCGTGCCACAGTGAAGGCGGGTGCCGACGGCATCGAGGCATGGATTGGCGGGCCTGTGACCCTCATCGCCCAAGGCAAGGCTTTCGTTTCCATCGCCTGAGGCCTTCATGCGCCTGCGCAAGGGCTGTCGAAGCCGACGGGTGAGGAGGCGGAGAGGTCGCGCAGCAGGCGAGGCGATAGGCCCGACGGCAGGCAGGGACGCCGTGTGGCGACGGACAGGACAATCAGGATGACAGACGGGGGCAAGCCAGAACGGCAGACGGACACAGGCAGGAAACCTGCCGGACACGCAGGAGACGACGTACGTCAACAGGCCAGATACCGCAGTCGGGCCAGCTGCCGCATGGTGACGCCGGACCGTGAGTCCGATACCCGGCGCCCTGTAATGACACCCGCCGCGGAGTCGACACCGTCCATCATGAATACTGTCGCCCACACATGCACACTCGCGTTGACGAGTCCGTAACCATTCCGTAACAATGGCACTGCTCCCGTCCCTTCGACGGGCAACACCAACATGCGAGCTGTGGCCCAGATGTCCTTCCGTTCCCTCTTCTTCGACCAGCAAGACCGCGAACTGCTGCTCATGGCCAACAAGGTCATCGAACGGCAGTACACCAGTCCCATGGTCCGGAAACTCTTCGACGGCAACCTGCACCCACACGGCATCAAGGAGCTTTCGGTCTCGCGTGAACTCCGTATCGCCTACGCCGTCATCAACCTTCTCGACACCCTCGAGGCAGGCAGGGCCGAAGACCGCCTCATGGCCCTCACCGCCCTGCGCGACGAAGCCCTCATGAGCGCCGAGACCGGGCTTCGCCGCAACACGGCCCGGGTGCTCATCCAGATCATGAAGGAACTGGTGCGAGCGCATGGCGACCAGTGCCGACAGCTCAAACTCGCGCACGACTTCAGGCGTGCGGCTTCGGGCAAGCCCCGCGTCATCCGCGCCCTTCTGCGGCGCTATCACCTGCTGGAGATGCCCGAGGCATGGAACCAGCTTGCCTTCGACAACCACGTCCACGACGCCAACACCAAGGGGCGCAAGAACCCCACGCACCTCATCATGGATGCGTGGATCAAGGGCATACGCCACCTCACGGTCATCTATTACAACTACATCGAGCCCGCCGCCGCACAGGAACTCTTGCAGGCGGCAGAGATCATGGGCGTGTCCATCCGCATCGGCGTCGAGTTCAAGTCACCGCTGCGAGGCAAGTATGTCGACCTCATCTGGGTGCCCCGCGGCTTCTCCGACGCACAGGGTTTTCTGGCCTTTCTCGCCGAAGCCCCCACGCAGCACCTCATGCACGAAGGGCGCAAGGCGTCGCGCTGGCAAGAGCAGTATGTGCTGCGCATGCTCCAGCGCTGGAACAACCGCCACCGCCGCACTCTGAACACCGAGCTTGGCCTCACCCTCGAACCCTTGGGACGCGAGGAGTTTCTCGCCTTCGTGGGCACGGGACAGGCGTCGCTGCTGCACCTTGCCGAGTTCATCCACAAGCGGATGAAGCCCGCGCTGGAGAGTCGTGTCGAGGAACTGCGCGACGAATGGCGCATCGCCACACCGCCGCGACGTGCCGAAATCGAGACACGGGTCGAACAGCTCAACAGGCTCGACCCTGAGACCATCCTCGACACATGGCTCACCCATGTGGCCAACGACGACCTGCCCGACCCGGAAGTGCCTTCCGAAGCACCCGAACTGCCCGACATCCTGCGCATGGACCCGCGCTCGCTGCTCGACTGGCTCACCAGTCTGCACAGCGGCTACCGCGTGACGCTCAACCTCGGGGGCGTCACGGTCGAGGATGTGCTCGAACTGCTGTGGGACTGCGAAGGCCTCATCACGCACCTTGAGCTGTTCAACCTCAAGGACTGGCACGAGGGCAAGGCGGACGGGCTCGAAGCCATCAATGCCCTGCAGCTGGCCATCAACAGCGGTCGCGTGCCCCTGCTCAAGCAGCTCATCCGCAACATCATCAAGGACTATACGGAGTCCGGCACGGCAGACTGCAAGGAACGGTGTGACAAGTTCCGCGCCGTTCTCCGAAATATCCCGAGGCTTCAGGGCTTCTACAAGTCGGTGCCGCTCAGGTCGCGCATCGGCACCGACTCCACCAGCCGTTCGCACCGGATGCACGGCATGGGCCTTGTCTTTCCCGAGACGCTGCCGCCACGCGCCCAGCGGGTCATCCGCGACCCGAAGGACACCATGCGGCAGATCATCCCCGTGCGCACCACGGTCTTCCTGCGTGAAAGCTACCAGCCCCGGCGCCACCCGCCCCTCGGGCGACGGCTCACGGCAATGCTGCGCCGCATTCCGGGACTTTCGCGCCTCGGCTACCGGCGCGAGACGGAGTGGGTGGTACGCACCGACAGTTCGCGGGTCACGGCGGACGGCAACATCGCCACGCTGGGCGGCTTCCTGCGCGACAACGACAACGACCTGTCCCTGAAGGAGACCGCCGGGGCGGCCTGTCCGCGCTGGATGGGCTTCGGCTACATGAACACCGGCATCGTCAACCTGCTCAAGGTGCTTGCGGGCTTCATCCCTGCCATGCTCTCGTTCCAGTACACACAGTCATGGTGGGTGCTGGCGTGGTTCGGCGCACTCATATGGTTCGGCATCACGGGGTTCCGCAACATCCTGCAGGCGGTGCTCGGCGGTGGAGGCATCAGCCGCACCCCGCTGCTGCGCTGGAACGACTACGTGAGCTGGAGCCGCATCAGCGACTCGCTCATGTACACCGGCATCTCCGTCCCCCTGCTGGAAGTGGTGATGCGCAGCCTCGTGCTGCAAGACATGCTGGGACTCACCGTACAGTCCAACCCCACGCTGGTGTACACCTGCATCGCCGTGGCCAACGGCCTGTACATCGCCGCGCACAACAGCTACCGGGGCCTGCAACGCGAGGCCATCATCGGCAACCTGTTCCGCAGTGCGCTCGCCATCCCCATGTCGATGCTCTACAACGAGATAGCCCTCGAACTGCTCGTCCTTGGCGGCGTGGCAGACCCGTGGGCCATGATCCAGCCCGGTGCGGCTGTCATCTCCAAGACGGCATCCGACACCGTGGCCGCCATCATCGAAGGATTCGCCGACCGCAACAGCAACCTGCGGATGCGCCGGTGGGACTACGAGAGCAAACTCGAACAGCTCTATGACAGCTACGCCCGCCTCGAACTGCTCTTCCCCGAGGAGGACGTGCTGGAACTGCTCAAGGCGCCCAAGCAGTTCATCCGCGCCGTCGAAGCCGAGGCGAGGCATCTTGAGACCGCCATCATCATCAACGCCCTCGACCTCATGTACTTCTGGATGTACCAGCCGCGGGCCCGCGACATCCTGCGCGAGCAACTGCGGAGCATGTCCGCGGATGAACGCAAGGTACTCGTCCGTTCACAGCTGGTGCTCACCCGCGAACGGGAGGTAAGCCAGCTGTTCGTGGACGGTATCGTGGGACGCAACTTCTCCCGCCCGCTGGCCTTCTATCTCGACCGCCACGAAGAGTACCTGCGCGACATGGAACAGATTTGCGCCAGAGGGTCCGCAGGCTGCTGACGACATCGGGGGCAAGGGGAACGTCCACGGCAGTGGCTTTCCGCCCACAGATTGCACCATATGCAAGAACGGCCGCTGCGCTCATGCGCAGCGGCCGTTCCAGTCATCGACAGCCGCAAGGCCGCAGGGGTTCAACGGGCTTCACGCCAGCCGTGGGCGAATGTCTCGTCATACAGCCGTGAGACCGTCTCCGGCCCCGTCTCGCCGGGCAGCACCAGAAAGACCGTCTGGCGCGAGTAACCTGTCTCGCTCATGGTCTCCGCAAGCGCCTGCACCGTGGTCATGACATG
This window encodes:
- a CDS encoding ABC transporter substrate-binding protein — encoded protein: MRKTVLSMLMLLLMASAAYAADTIKIGFDIPLTGDIPKVGEASKFAAEMLRDEINAKGGLEVGGKKYMLEFVYEDNESKPESAVNAALKLIERDQVLAIVGPNSSKQAVPAGGVADDNETPLISPWSTNPDTTKGRPWVFRAAFLDPFQAPVVVNFASKQFGAKTAAVMFDVSNDYSKGLADIFRVKWEEKHGKGTVVAFESHGTKDQDFSAQLTKLLAAKPDFIFLPENYNIVALIVKQAHDLGWKGPFMGSDAWGSAELMTLCGKDCVGQFFSTHYAAAGATGATKEFIDKYTNRYGYIPDDVAALTWDATRIVLTAIQNGGKVEKDVRKMRKLIRDNISAITTFDGITGKMKFDAEGDPIKCAVVVKISDKGEFVFTESVCP